Proteins co-encoded in one Papaver somniferum cultivar HN1 chromosome 5, ASM357369v1, whole genome shotgun sequence genomic window:
- the LOC113279965 gene encoding uncharacterized protein LOC113279965, with product MEENQFLRILLSTINGGAQAVITTRTFLSTENKFLNEVIAASYGDLLYHKEFLNKIENAYMPPHELKLKIGLPIILLSGLTRNQDIVAGTRLIITELLEHEIVAEVLTVAAVGEEVVIGKSGMKSRDTVPLTRCQFSVKIAFAMHTDRCKAQILHSVGFYLEDDNPSYIGFSNTAKEPSKQKSLSSERMIYHMDTPKLLSSTQS from the exons ATGGAAGAAAATCAGTTTTTGAGAATTCTTTTAAGTACCATTAACGGAGGAGCTCAGGCAGTAATTACTACCCGGACATTTCTGTCCACCGAGAATAAGTTTCTCAATGAAGTAATCGCAGCCTCATATGGAGATTTG TTGTATCATAAAGAATTTCTAAACAAGATTGAAAATGCGTACATGCCGCCTcatgaattaaaattaaaaattggaCTGCCAATTATTCTCTTGAGTGGACTAACCAGAAACCAAGACATTGTTGCGGGCACAAGGTTGATTATAACAGAGCTACTAGAACATGAAATTGTTGCGGAAGTGTTAACAGTAGCTGCAGTCGGGGAAGAAGTGGTGATAGGAAAAAGTGGGATGAAATCAAGGGACACCGTACCACTAACTAGATGTCAGTTTTCAGTGAAAATTGCCTTTGCAATGCACACTGACAGATGCAAAGCACAAATCTTACACAGTGTTGGGTTTTACTTGGAGGATGACAATCCGTCATACATTGGCTTTTCAAATACAGCTAAGgaaccatcaaaacaaaaatcattaTCATCAGAAAGAATGATTTACCATATGGATACACCAAAACTATTGTCATCAACACAATCCTGA